Proteins encoded in a region of the Tripterygium wilfordii isolate XIE 37 chromosome 21, ASM1340144v1, whole genome shotgun sequence genome:
- the LOC119989366 gene encoding type I inositol polyphosphate 5-phosphatase 10: MALGIQDQKKKSFIRRIFTIERNAKKMDTGSDEIPEPHSDSDFVSLISSPVGGSMQSGNIQSLKVFVATWNVGGKSPDLILNSDDFLPIDNQSDIYVLGFQEIVPLNAGNVLVAEDSEPAAKWLGLINQTLNKSLRVPSRGSKSPSALGGPLFFQKPSLRKVCKTFRTESKRKLKSCNCTSELERKNSKDFCFRCQQSNISESDLSSDDDDDTPSTYISSEIPSACRTNQMKYSLIVGKQMVGIFITVWMRKELVQHVSHLRVSCIGRGILGWLGNKGCVSVSMLIHRTSFCFVCSHLASGEKEGDELRRNLDVIEILKNTQFPRICRTAYGWVPDKIREHDRVIWLGDLNYRISLSYSETLKLLEKYQWDKLFDKDQLKIERSAGRVFNGWNEGKIYFAPTYKYSYNSDTYFGETVERRNKRRTPAWCDRILWHGNGIRQLSYVRGESRHSDHRPVCATFWINVEITSTDQRRDLSELL, encoded by the exons ATGGCTTTAGGGATTCAAGACCAGAAAAAGAAG TCATTCATTAGGAGGATCTTCACAATTGAGAGAAATGCAAAGAAAATGGATACAGGTTCAGATGAAATACCAG AACCGCACTCTGATTCAGATTTCGTGTCTCTAATATCGAGCCCTGTAGGTGGTTCAATGCAAAGTGGAAATATCCAGTCGTTAAA AGTTTTTGTGGCAACTTGGAATGTGGGAGGGAAGTCTCCCGACCTTATCCTAAATTCAGATGATTTCCTTCCAATCGACAATCAGTCAGACATATATGTTTTAGG TTTTCAGGAAATTGTCCCGTTAAATGCTGGAAATGTGTTAGTTGCAGAAGATAGCGAGCCAGCAGCAAAATGGCTTGGCTTAATCAATCAGACACTTAACAAATCTCTCAGAGTGCCTTCAAGAGGATCAAAATCTCCTTCCGCTCTCGGTGGCCCACTGTTCTTCCAAAAGCCTTCACTTAGGAAGGTCTGTAAGACTTTCAGGACAGAGAGTAAAAGGAAGTTGAAAAGTTGCAATTGCACTTCGGAATTGGAGAGGAAGAATAGCAAGGACTTCTGCTTTCGGTGTCAACAGTCAAATATAAGTGAAAGCGACTTGTcttcagatgatgatgatgatacacCTAGCACCTATATAAGTTCAGAAATTCCCTCTGCTTGCAGGACCAACCAGATGAAGTATAGCCTCATAGTGGGCAAGCAAATGGTTGGAATATTTATTACTGTCTGGATGAGGAAGGAGCTTGTTCAACATGTAAGCCACTTAAGAGTTTCCTGCATTGGTCGTGGTATTTTGGGCTGGCTCGGGAATAAG GGTTGTGTATCAGTTAGCATGTTGATCCACCGGACGAGCTTTTGCTTTGTATGCAGTCACTTAGCATcaggagagaaagagggagaTGAGCTGAGGAGAAATTTGGATGTCATAGAGATACTTAAAAATACACAATTTCCAAGAATCTGCAGAACAGCTTATGGTTGGGTGCCTGACAAGATTCGTGAACATGA TCGAGTCATATGGTTAGGGGATTTGAACTACCGGATAAGTTTGAGCTATTCGGAGACTCTAAAGCTTCTGGAGAAGTACCAATGGGATAAGCTTTTTGACAAAGATCAG CTAAAGATCGAGAGGAGCGCAGggcgagttttcaatggatggAATGAAGGGAAGATCTACTTTGCACCCACATACAAATACTCCTACAACTCAGACACTTATTTCGGAGAGACAGTCGAAAGAAGAAACAAACGAAGAACTCCAGCTTG GTGTGATAGAATTCTTTGGCATGGCAACGGGATTCGACAACTCTCATACGTTCGTGGGGAGTCCAGGCATTCCGACCATAGGCCTGTGTGTGCAACATTTTGGATTAATGTTGAGATTACCAGCACTGATCAAAGAAGGGATTTATCAGAGCTCTTATGA
- the LOC119989368 gene encoding ABSCISIC ACID-INSENSITIVE 5-like protein 2, translating to MRMQTIGSQGDGGSNGKQSQFQPLASQNSMYSLTLDEVQNQLGDLGKPLSSMNLDELLKNVFAAEAHQSMGREIEDPTLANQNALQRQASLSLTSALSKKTVDEVWRDIQQTKNNREKKSPERQPTLGEMTLEDFLVKAGIVAEASLDKKGGCPIVGSDPQQFPQQGQWLQYPHPQYQHPQQCQQSMIGVYMPSQPIPHPLPVGAGAILDVTYAENQVALSSPLMGTLSDAQAAGRKRGTPEAMVEKTVERRQKRMIKNRESAARSRARKQAYTNELENKVSHLEEENERLRKLKEMEKLLPRSPPEPKYQLRRTASAPF from the exons ATGAGGATGCAAACAATAGGGTCTCAAGGTGATGGAGGTAGCAATGGTAAACAGTCTCAGTTTCAGCCATTGGCGAGTCAAAACTCGATGTATAGTCTTACTCTTGATGAGGTTCAGAATCAATTGGGTGACTTGGGGAAGCCGCTGAGCAGTATGAATCTTGATGAACTTCTGAAGAATGTATTTGCTGCCGAGGCTCATCAATCTATGGGTCGAGAAATCGAGGATCCCACTTTGGCCAATCAAAATGCTCTGCAGCGTCAGGCAAGCCTATCATTGACTAGTGCTCTGAGCAAAAAGACGGTTGATGAGGTCTGGAGAGACATTCAACAGACCAAGAATAACAGGGAAAAGAAGTCTCCAGAAAGGCAGCCTACTTTGGGAGAGATGACTTTGGAGGATTTCTTGGTAAAAGCGGGAATTGTAGCTGAGGCATCTTTGGATAAGAAGGGTGGTTGTCCCATTGTTGGATCTGATCCACAACAGTTCCCACAACAAGGTCAGTGGCTGCAGTACCCACATCCACAATACCAACATCCACAACAATGTCAACAAAGCATGATTGGTGTTTATATGCCTAGTCAACCCATACCACATCCATTGCCTGTGGGAGCTGGTGCCATTTTGGATGTTACTTACGCAGAGAACCAGGTGGCATTGTCTTCACCTTTGATGGGAACATTGTCAGATGCACAAGCAGCTGGCCGGAAAAGAGGCACTCCAGAGGCTATGGTTGAGAAAACTGTTGAAAGGAGGCAGAAGAGGATGATAAAGAATCGGGAATCCGCTGCTCGTTCCCGTGCAAGGAAGCAG GCTTACACGAATGAATTGGAGAACAAAGTTTCACATCTTGAAGAGGAAAATGAAAGACTCAGGAAACTTAAG GAGATGGAGAAGTTGTTGCCAAGGTCACCTCCAGAGCCCAAGTATCAACTTCGCAGGACTGCATCAGCCCCATTCTAG